In Verrucomicrobiota bacterium, a single genomic region encodes these proteins:
- a CDS encoding MBL fold metallo-hydrolase: MPSISFLGTGSGVPQADRFFASSLLLLEGKHLLIDAGEPCVHSLRDRGTLIRDLDAVLITHGHVDHIGGLPSLLQGAMLLERTKPLEIALPEEMIAPIRAWISALYLTEEGMGFPPVWLAWKDRESLMLADGSISVTPFSNRHLEQCYRSLPGADAALPCNSYSLEIMAGDFRAIFSGDLSSADDLVELVSTPANVLVCELSHVSKNELVGVLREANLNALCLIHLSEDVADDREELHAKMEELLPRISDIFIPEDGEILDF, from the coding sequence ATGCCATCCATCAGCTTTCTCGGTACAGGTTCCGGCGTTCCTCAGGCCGACCGCTTTTTCGCCAGTTCTCTTCTGCTCCTGGAGGGGAAACATCTGCTTATCGATGCCGGCGAGCCGTGCGTCCATTCCCTGCGCGATCGTGGAACCTTGATTCGGGATCTAGACGCCGTCCTGATTACTCACGGCCATGTCGATCACATCGGAGGCCTGCCCTCCCTGCTTCAGGGGGCGATGCTCCTAGAACGAACGAAGCCTCTCGAGATCGCTCTTCCTGAGGAGATGATCGCCCCGATCCGTGCCTGGATCAGTGCCCTCTATCTCACGGAGGAGGGGATGGGATTCCCGCCTGTCTGGCTTGCATGGAAGGATCGGGAGTCGCTGATGCTGGCCGATGGGAGCATCTCCGTGACGCCGTTTTCCAATCGTCATCTCGAGCAGTGCTACCGTTCTCTTCCCGGTGCGGATGCCGCGCTCCCGTGCAACTCCTACTCACTGGAGATCATGGCTGGTGATTTCCGGGCCATCTTTAGTGGTGATCTTTCATCTGCTGACGATCTTGTGGAACTCGTGTCAACGCCTGCGAATGTCCTCGTTTGCGAACTCTCCCATGTCAGCAAGAATGAACTTGTAGGGGTTCTCCGCGAGGCCAACCTAAATGCGCTCTGCCTGATCCATCTTTCGGAGGATGTGGCAGATGATCGGGAGGAACTTCATGCGAAGATGGAGGAACTCCTGCCTCGCATCTCCGACATTTTTATTCCCGAGGATGGTGAGATTCTCGATTTTTAG
- the rplM gene encoding 50S ribosomal protein L13, whose product MKTFSAKAPEVKRQWWVIDAKNQYLGHVAVQAANLLRGKHKAIWTPHVDTGDFVVVINAAEIQIGGKKETQKSYMSFSGFVGGHKSETFRQRRERRPELLIERAVKGMIPHNRLGSTVYRKLKVYKGSEHPHTAQNPQPAK is encoded by the coding sequence ATGAAGACTTTTTCCGCTAAAGCCCCCGAGGTTAAACGCCAGTGGTGGGTGATCGATGCTAAGAACCAATACCTCGGCCATGTTGCCGTGCAAGCCGCCAATCTGCTCCGCGGCAAGCATAAAGCGATCTGGACGCCCCATGTGGACACCGGCGATTTTGTCGTCGTGATCAATGCGGCTGAAATCCAAATCGGCGGCAAGAAAGAGACCCAGAAGAGCTACATGAGCTTCTCCGGATTCGTCGGGGGTCATAAGTCCGAGACCTTCCGCCAGCGCCGCGAGCGCCGCCCTGAACTTCTCATCGAGCGTGCAGTCAAGGGAATGATCCCACACAACCGTCTCGGAAGCACGGTCTACCGGAAACTGAAGGTTTACAAGGGTTCCGAACATCCTCACACAGCTCAGAATCCTCAGCCTGCCAAGTAA
- the rpsI gene encoding 30S ribosomal protein S9, protein MATAKTPTTGTTGRRKTAVARINIAPGSGKISVNGKNFEDYFTTISMQNTVLKPLEVVNAIKSYDVEAKTSGGGLQGQAGALSLAIARALNEFNEANRPLLKADGLLTRDSRRRERKKPGRPGARKRFQFSKR, encoded by the coding sequence ATGGCCACCGCTAAAACACCTACAACAGGTACGACTGGACGCCGCAAGACGGCTGTCGCCCGCATTAATATAGCTCCGGGTTCCGGCAAGATCAGCGTCAACGGCAAGAACTTCGAGGATTACTTCACCACCATCTCGATGCAGAACACCGTCCTCAAGCCTCTTGAGGTCGTGAATGCGATCAAATCCTATGATGTCGAAGCAAAGACCTCCGGTGGTGGTCTTCAGGGTCAGGCTGGTGCACTCAGCCTTGCGATTGCCCGCGCTCTCAACGAATTCAACGAAGCCAACCGTCCTCTACTCAAAGCGGATGGCCTCCTGACCCGCGACTCCCGCAGGCGTGAGCGTAAGAAGCCAGGCCGCCCTGGTGCCCGCAAGCGCTTCCAGTTCTCCAAGCGTTAA